The genomic segment GAGCGCCCTGCCGACCCCAGCGCCCTCCGGCCGACTGGGCAGAAACGCTCGCGGGATGACGTAGCCGCTTAcaggctgcagaaagcagctgatGAGTCCCCGGTTCCTACCCCAGAGCACGAATCGGGGTTGTCTGAGCCTCCGGACCCGGCTGGCAGGCTATGGAGGGGCACTGCCCCCTCCCTGCGTGCTTTACCAGACCCAAACTGAacttgctccagcacctgaaGCACAACCCGACGCGGCAGGACACTTCAGGAAGACACGGCTTTTGCTGCAAGGGAACTGCTCCATGGGGACAAGGCTGTCACACACGGAGGAAAACCTCATCCGTCTCACGCTGCCCGTCGCTTAAGCAGGCAGAAGAACCCGAGGGAGGGAAGAGCGTTGTAACCTGACAAGGTAATTAGGCTGAAACATGTCTGTTGACACAGGCAAGAAGAACGTGTGTTCCCGGGCTGCAGGGACCACAGCCACTGGCCTTTCCCGGCCTTCCTGgggacagagctggaggctgctggAATCTCGGGTCTCACCACACAGCAGCGATGGTGGGAGCAGCAGGCTGTGGGCAGGGAAAGCCCGGAGCACCTGAAAACCTCAGAGCTCTGGTTGGACCTTGCAGAGTCCCGGGCACTGCCGGTGccaggggcagcagggagagaTGGTCCCGTGCTGCTCCGGCACTTGTAAGCGGCTCCTCTCCGAGATGCTACAGGGGCTGAGCTCGCGGTATCCGGATGTAGGTGGGAGATGAGGAATATCCCGAGCATTTccagcaagctctgctggagcagaaaaCACAGCTACGAGCACAGAGGAGCACCAGGAGGTTACGCCAAAGCCTAGGAAGTGCCACAGGACCTAATCCTGTTCGCCAGTCCTTCCCTTTCCCTATGCCAAAGCGATACAGCCTCCCCAGGAGCACAGGCcagagaagcagaagggagagacagaccctgctgctgggggtcctgctggactcgctgtccccatgtccccccgccAGGCCAGCACCCGTGCCCCGTGAACTACCCTGCCTGATTGGGCTCTGCCAGGCAGATGTGGGCAGCAGCCGGCCCCCGTCCGAGAGCATCACAGACACCGCCGAGACGGGATTTAACATCCCCCCGGGGAGCTGACCCCGtctgcctgcagagctgggaagaaCCGGGCACCAAAAGTTTcagaagggggaggagagggaagaaacaagAATAAATTCCTGGTGGACGCTTTTCCGTTGCCAACTCCAGAATGGTTGCCACAGCTCAGCACTGCCAAGCACCTCTTCCTTTGCTCTCACACCTCCGGGGCACCCTGCCACATGGTGGGGCTGCCAAGGGTCTTCCTCCTGCTGAGCACACTGGGGCAGTCTGCAGCGACACTGGGAAGCCCTCGGAGCGAAGGGATTGTTGGCCCAGCTTGGCTCCTGGAGCATCTTGTGCAGGACAGGAGCTTACTGCTCCCCTCCTTTCCAGCacagagagaggagcccacacgcAGGTGACAGCGGCCACTCTGCATCCCCCGGGCAAGCCGGGCGCACGCTGAGCTGAGTTTGCCTCCAAGGATGCTTTGGAGATACGGCAGCGGGTGAAGGCGGGGTGCGAAACCACCCCtctccccaagcctgcagcgtttCGCATTTCCCGTGGTGGTGGCTccagtgcggggagaagctgcGCAAAGACGGGGATCCTGCTGCTGGTCACTGCAGCGCGCGCAGGGGTAGCTGCTCCCTTTCCTGCCACCTTGGGCTccgctgcctgctgccagcgtctGCGGGTCCAACTGCTGCAAGGTCAACCCACACAGTGTcccgctgctgcctctgctccgtCCGACTCGGCCTCTTCCCAATCCTCCAGCTTTGTTCAGTTCGTCTTTGTTCAGTGCTGCCCCTGGAAGCGCCTCTGGCAGCGGGTGTTTGCTCAGACGCGTGGGCAAGAGGCGCTTTCCTCCGCCCTGGCCTTTCCTCTTGCATCCGTGTTGCTTCTTTGCTTACCTTTGAAAGCGCCCCGGTCCCTCAGTTCTCTTCCACCCCCCAAGGCCTGCTCTCTCCCAGCAGCCCGTCCACCATCACGACGCTCTGCGACAGCGATGGGGCAGCAGGACCACGGCCTCCGGGATCCTCCAGGAATAAAACAAATCTTGGAGAGACCCTTGGTGGACCTCGGTCACCTCCCGGGAGGAGCGGGAGCGCTGCTGAGGGACGCTGCTGCGACTTGCTTTGCTGTTTAACTTCCTTTTCCCAAATCAGAAGTGGCCAAAGCAAAGAGATGGTGAATTCAGCAcgtgagtttgtttgttttttcataatgGAAGGTACAAGCCAGGCAAGGAAGAACATTCCCTCGCTGTGGCTACATTCGCTTTTAGTGGCTTTCAGAGCCGAATCTGAGAATTCCTCTCTTTATATCCAGTCTCTCTTAATACAATTTTAATATTCTGGTTGATCCTAAAGATGCAACGTTAACTatagaaacagcagcagaaaagcatGGGGtacaagacatttttttttatacaaaaaaaaattcttttcgtTGCTTACAAAACATATGCAAAAgaagctaaaaaaaccaaaaggcattGCTATTTGTTCTACATAAAAAATCTCATaactaatgttctttttttttaaaaaagaaatatcaagcTTAGGCACAATTTTGCTGCTGGCTGCTTGTGAACAAGCCAAGAGAACACGCCACCCCCTCCTAACTGAGTGATATGTATTGACTGTTCCGCACTTTATACTTaaggcaatttttttgttttcgttttgtttttgacaaagtgttttgttttttttttccaccccttacGTCATGCCAGGATCCGTCCACGTGTGTCAGTATTAGCAGTACTAAAGTTTATGGTTCGAGAAGGTTGCAGGTCACACCGAGGGTTTTCTTCCTACAGATCTCTCTATCCAGAGGAACAAAAAgatctacaaataaaaaaaaaaaacccaaaagcccgAAGTGAGAAAAACCCAAATGAGAATAAAACTCTGCTCCTTGCGTGGGGAGGCTGCAACCCCCCTTCCACAGCCCCTCATCTCCGCAGGAGACATCAGCCCCGAGGGCTCCATGTGGCTGCAGCGGCCGAGACCCAAGCTCTATTCTGCCAAGACACCAGCTTTGTCTTTAATTATTtccagggcagccccgggcacCCACCGACACCGGGGACGACGCTGGGGGACCACGGCCCTCGCTGACGGGGGTCACCGCTCCTGGATCTGCTCAATCTCCCGCCGACATCCCCACACCGCTTGGGCCAAACAGGCTCCGGCTACTCCTGGCCAAGCACGGGGTTTCCTTAAAAACGGGGACAGCCCAGCAGAGCCTGTGCTGGCCACAGTCTCGCGGTGGGGAATTTTCACCTTCTGTGTCTTTCTCGGCATTTCTGGGACCTGCCCGATCCCTCCCATAGGGCCACTGGGCTAAACCGGGGAGGTGCAGAGCAGCGCGGAGCTCACGCAGGGCAGTGAGAGCCCCGAAACCCTCCTGGCTACAGGGCTGCCCCTCTCCTGTGGGGCAGAGGCTTTGGGTGTCCACGGATGAGCAAACGGCATGCACGCGCGAGTCATTTACTTAAGGTTAAGAATTACACTGGCTGGTGCCGAACGAGTGGGGCTTAGCAGCCAAAGCAGAGCGGCACGCGTTGGGTGGGACCTGCAGGGGGGTGCTGGGATCATGGGGCGGGGGACAATACCTTTACATGTGTCCAACAGGGTTGTGACCATCTCCTAGACCAGGATGTGAAGCTGAAAGTGTCATCTGGGGATCGCCTACTACTCCGGACACTTTCTCCTCTTCCCGACGCTTCAAGCAGGCTGCTTTAGGGTTGAGATTGCGCTCTATGCCAAAAacagcaagggagggagggaagcaacCTCAGTTTGGGCAACAGCGTCGCGCACGGCAGCAGCATCCGAAAGAGAGAGCGAGGACACGAGTCCCAGGACAGACACACGGGACCATGCAAGGAAACAACCTCAGTACGAGCTGCTCTTTGCCTGCCGCTCCTTGCAGCGGCTGCAGGAACTCGGCcggccccctgccagagcacaaCCCCGTGCCCGGCTGAAACGCCATGCCAGTTTAAACATGTGCTCGCTTACAGAAAACCCCGAGTGCCTCAGCCAGCTCTCGGAGTCGAGGACTGAGTTTTCCAAAGCTGCTTAATGGAATCCGGGTGCCAAATTCCCATTAAGCACGAGGGGAGACGGACGGAGCAGCCTTGAATCCGCCCCAGGCTGGCGCTTTGGAAAGCTCAGCCTGCCGCGCGCTGCACCCAGGGTGCCGCAAACACACACCCTCGCACCAAACGCAGGAATCACAACAGAGGTGCCCGCGCACGCAGAGgtgtggagggggggggagagaaaagccCCGAAATGCACCTGCCAGCTGTTACCATACCTCGTACTTGCTGCTCCAGGCCCAGAATGACCTGCACCGCTTGCTGTAGGATGATCAGTTTGGTCTGTGCTTTGTCCGTTTTTAAGTGCATCTGACACATGCGTCCCAGTTCTTTAAAGGCCTCGTTAATGTCCCGCACACGCACCCTTTCCCTGGCGTTATTGGCCATTCTCCTCTCCCGGTCCCTCAGATCTTTGTCCTCCAGTGACAAGGCCTCGTCTGTACTGCTGGGTTCATAGCACCACAGGGATTAGTCAGGGGGGCGGTACCGAGGGGGGGGCTATACGTTGCCGTGCTGGTAGTGCTTCTGGTGTCCACTGGAAACGGCTCAAACAGCCTCACTTTGCAAAGCCAATTCGTCTCGGGTCCCTCCTGGAGCGACCCAGGCTATTCGGGCTGCGCGTCACCCCTGCAAGCCACGCGAAGGTGCTGCCAGCACGGGGCCGGAGGGTGCTGCCAGGGGCGAGGGCGGGCAGTGGGTGCAGTACTGGCACCCACACCTTCTCCCCCGCTGCAAAATTTTGCCCGTTTGTTTTTGGCTGAAAACCGTACCTTTGCGGGGAATCTCAGCCAAAAACATCGGGTTCATCCCCCAGGGAAGACTTTTTGGCAGAAAGCAAATCCCTCTTTGTaaaatttccttcaaaaaattcCCGCCTGCAGCAAAATTCCTCCCAGTGAAAGCGTTTCGGGCAGCTGTGCCGCAGCCTGGTCCGGCACCCTAATGTGGGTGAGGGCAGCACCGGGGGCAGGAGCCAAGTGCCCCGGCTGCTGCCGAGGGTCAGTATCAGATGCAGACACTGAATTCAGCCCAAATCACTCTGGAAGGgggtgattttcttttccaggcacGGTCAGGGGCTTTGGGAGAGCCTCCATCGCCGGCAGCACCCTGCGGGTGCCCAAAACAGGCAGGGACAAGGGGGAAGGCAGAGTCGTGCTGGCAGCATCTTAAACCGTGGCCTCGCCCGCAGCCCATCCCCTCCAAACCCCCAATTTACTGTCCAGACAACCTTCTCCCCCAGAGCAAAAATTCTTGCGGGAAAGCCACCTATCTGAGGAGGGTCCTCGGGTGAGACCTGGCACTGGGACAGACTGTGGCCTTCGGCTCCAGGGGAACCCCGCGGGGATAAGCCTTCACCAAAGAGGGGCCACGGAATCAGAGCCTTCCTGGATGCGCCGGGGGATCTGAGGAGCCTCCAGACGGTGCCCgactgcggggagggggagcaAGGGCTCCTCAGGCGAGCATTTGCCTCTGTGGGACAGAGGGTTGCCCACTGTCCCTGCCTGCGTCCTCTCCTCGCTGCCTTTTCCCTGCTCGTGTCCCTTCCTCACTGCCTCGGTGGCCCAGCTGGCACCGCCACCGTCTCTCCAGCATGCCTGGGGTGGCCGTGGGAGCGGAGCCACCAGCCGCGCTGGCACCCGAGCCCACCAGCAGCAGGAACCCAGATCGTTCCTCTGAATGCATGCCGGCAGCGGCGGTTCCTGGCTGGTGGCAGGGACATAGCTCTGCCGCagctgggcaggatggagccGTATTTTAGTGGTGGTttcggcagtgttaggttgatggtcagactcgatgatctcaaaggtcccttccaacctagacagttccattattctacgattctatatcCCCGCCACCGGCAAGTGCTGCTGGTGCTTTGCGCGGCCATGCTGGGTCCCCCAGGTTACGAGGACACACACTGTCTTGGCTGCCTTGTGCCCTGCTCAAAGAGGGCACTACCTGCCTGCCTGGCCCCCTGCTCTTCTTGCCCTTCCTGCCCCTttagctgctgccagcagcacgaGGATCCTGGTAGCCCCGTCTGGGCATGTGGGGACCCGATGGCCCCACGCCCGTGCCAGCCCTGCAGGAGGGGACGTGGGGGACGCCTCCTCTCCTGCAAAGCAGCCCGAAGGCCAAACCCGCCGGAGAAGGGACACCTTTGCTGCCTGCGCTAACGCCTGCTGACAGCAGCACGGGGGGGCTCAGCTCGCTGCCCTGGCTGCCTCCAAGAAGGGTTTAAAAAGGGACAAGCGTGGGAGACCAAAGTGAACACGGTGCCAACTCTGTCTAGCCCCTGCCCCCCACCGCCCCTCGGCTCCTGCCTCCATCCGCAAGCAGCAAGTACAAGGTAGAGAGTGGGACCACCGAGAGGTCACGGCTGGGGACTGTCTGTAGGAGATCGGAAAGAACagaaccaaaaaataaaaactcgaaataaaaaaataaaaaggaaggggaaattaaaaaagagacaggaaaaaaatatacatgttatgaaaggcaaaaaattacAAACTGAAGAGAGGCACAAAGGACTCCAACATCAATGCAACAGCAGAGGCCAGCAGAGAGGAGCACAGCCAGGCACAAACCACCGATGCGTGTTACAACAGCCTCTGCAGAGAGAAAGGGGGTTAACCTGCCACGGCCCCCTGCGCAGCGGGGCCGGCGAGCAGGAGCATGCACTGCGGGATGCGGGAACAAAGCAGCAAAGTCTGCCGGAGCGGGAAGCCAagctctctgcttccctcccaccGGGACGCGGCACCCGAGGCAAGCACGGGCAGCCGAGACGGGCGCAGGAAGGGAGCGAGTGTGCCCTGTGGCTCCAGGCTCTGCTAGGGACGCGCAGTGCTCCCAGCTCGCATCAGAGATGAGTGTACAGGCAGCGAGGGCTGCCCAACCTTGGGCTCGGTGTCTCCATCCCGCTGCCCCTCGCACGGCTCCAGCCAGGCCCAGGAGTTTGCCGGGTGCCTGCAGAGCCAGGGGCACAGTGGTGGGGACAGGAGCACAGAGCGGGACAACGGGGCATCgcttgctgctgctgcggccGTGGGCAGAGACGGGCTCTGTGCTTGGAGCAGCCATTGGAGAGACGTCAGATCTGGGCCCCCACTGGGAGATTTGATGGGTtttgtgattgattttttttttttcattttgttggcCAAGCAGCTGAGCAAAACACCTGGCTGCGGGAAAGCGAGGACGGCGCAGGTGCCCCCTCCGGGGACCGGCATGCAGCACACACAGTGGCAGGGGGGAACAAAAGAGAGAACAGCAGGGAtgcaaaaaaggggggaaaaaaaaagaaaaagggaaaaaaaaaccaaaggacaTCAACAGCCTTGGGAACCCAAGGCCACAGGGGAGAGAGACAGTGCGAGGCACCACAGCACGTGTcacaggagacagacagacagacagccccGTGCCGATCAGATACGTAAAATATCACCACTCCGGGACCCTCACTGACCTCTAACTTGTTGCTCCAGGTTCAGTATGACTGATACGGCCTGGTGTAGGATTAGCAGTTTGGTCTGCGGTTTTTCGCTGTTTAGGTGGAGTTGGCACATGCGTCCGAGCTCTTTAAAGGCCTCGTTGATGTCACGGACCCGCAGGCGCTCACGGGCATTATTGGCgaccctcctttctctctctctctcggctTTTTGCTCTGGGGGAAGAAGATcgtcctcctcatcctcatcttGACTAATGGTTTAAAATAAGAACGAGACAGGGACATTCCTCGCGTGCACTCTCAGCACTGGTCAactcacagaaaagaaacacatgtCGAGGCACCGAGATGCCAAGCCCCGCGTGTGGCCCTGCGAGCCCCACGCTCAGACACAGGGACACGCAGTGACTTTGGAGAGAAGCGATTAAGGCTcttcttctgcatctttttttttggtttgtttttaaatgacaaagaAAGAAACCACAACAACGCGATTAAGGCCTGAGCTTGTTGCTGGGAGGTTGCAGCGTGGCCTGGAGAAGGTGTGGGGCCAACACTGGTGTCCCAGTCTGGTGTTTTGGGAAGACGCAGCCCTCTGCctccagggcaggaggtggccgcAGTCTGGCAGAAGCGGGGCTGGCGCTGCCCCTCCGGGCAGCATCACCCTGGCGAGGTCTCCGAGCCGATGGCGAAGTTGCAGACAAGCCAGCGTGCTGGAAGGACCCTACCTGATCTGCTGTCACATATCTGGCTGGATGTGACAGAGGATACAGGAGCCCAAAGCAGACAGCAGAGACGACCCGAAGCAGGGAGGAAGTCAAAACCTTCCCTGCCCCGGGCCGAGGGGAGCTGAGCGCTCGCTCTGTTCCACACAAGCCACAAGCAACGCCCCAAGCGACCACGCAGGCGGGTGCAGCTCGTGTGGGCAGGGCGCGAGCCCTCTGCTTTATGAGCATGAGGAAGCCCTGTGGCCACAGGGACGGGAGCCAGCAGGAGAgggtggtggggaccctttctcgGCACGGCCCAAAGCGGCCGGCTGCGGGGAAGCAGCGGGAGCCTGGGCTGTGCCACCTCGGTGCGAGGACGGATGAGGCTCCCgtggtgggcaggggctggcgggTCTGCGCTGCAGGACACCCCCGGCCTCACTGGGCCGAGCGCAGCACCCGGTGGGTCACTGCAGCTGTACCCCAGCCCAAACGCCCCCGGCCAGGGAACAGAGCAAGTGAAGGGAGAGACCTGTTCAAAGAGCACCTTGTTCTGTTCCGGGAGGGTTTCAgctccttcttctcttcttctgagTTATCTGCCACTGACGTGTTCTCTTCgtcctccttctcttccctctttatTTCACTGGTTCCCGAGGAGACGCTGCTTCGCCCCAGCCCCCCTGACAAGCCTGCTGAGGAAGCAGAGCCACACACGGAGGTTGGAGGGGCCTGACCCGCATGGAGAGCTGGGGGGTCCccaggccctgctcctgctgcgctGCATCGCCAGCGCACGGCATCCCGCATCGCCAGTCCGCAGCACGAGGAGCCAGAAGgggtgctggctctgccctgccaccACTCTCCGTCCTTCTCCTCCAACCCCAGGCCCTCCAGAGTCAGAGCCCAACATCCCAACCAGCAGAGCAGGGCCCAGGGGGCTCTGTGCACCCACagctggcaggagggacaggAACATGTGGATCAAACCTCCGGAAAAGGCTAGAGGTAGAAACTGCAAGGAAGCACCAGCCTCGCAAGAGCACCCATCTCCCCCcaaggctgctgctgcacagggcTGGTCCTCACGGGTGCCCCGAATCCCCCCCGGCAGCAAGTGAGCTTCAAGCGTGCATGCGTGCAGAGCTGCCTTACCGCTGTACGTGTCCTGCTGCCTGCTGAGGTCAGGGAGTGAGCTGGGCTGTGACGGAAGTGTGACATGGTTGTGGAGCATGCTGGGGTTGCTGGACAACCCGTCTTCAGGGTGACCTCCTCCCACCTACAGCAGAACAAGCAGAGCAAGccttgagggggggggggaagtgtcaCGGCCAGTGGGCACGGGGACAGTCACCCCGAGCGCAGCCGCAGGGCTCCGCAGACCAGGCTGAGGCGCAGCTGGATGCCCTCCCCGTGCACTGCCACCACCCAGAGCGCGGGCATGCAGGAGGGAAGAGCCaccctgctccagcaccagctctgctctggggacGGTGGCGGGGGCACTGCAGAAAGCAGCTCCGTGCCCTGCACATCAGCTGGACCAAGCGGAAAGGCCCCATCAGTGCTGTCCCCCCCGTGCTGTGGCAAAGCCTCTCTCTGCCTGGATGCAAGGCTGGCACGCTGGAGAAGACGCGCTGCCTGGGCTGCATTTGTCCTGTCTCCACCAAGCACCAACGTTTCTGCCACCTTCCCAGTGCCACCGGAGCAGGGGACTTTGCTCTGAAGAGCCAGGACGCAAAGGGCGAGGGtcctttctcagcctttctgAGCCCACACCCCCCGAGGCCTCCCTACGCCATCCAGGGACGGGCGGGACAGGGCCAGCCCTGCTGCAAACGCTTGAGTTTCGCAGCCAGCAGCAGTTTGCAACAGAGGACAGCTGCGCGATTCATCGCTTAGTAGCAGAGCCCCGGGAGCTCGGAAGGGAAGCTCGTCTGGTTCTCTAGAGAGACTGGAGATGTGTTACTGTTTGCTGTTGTCGGCAACCAGCTCTGCCAAAAACCTGCTCCTGTGGTCACCAGCCTCTGGACaaggaatcacggaatttcagagttgtaagggacctctagagatcatctagtcccactcccctgccaaagcaggattgcccagagcacgtcACTCAGGGctcatccaggcgggtcttgaaagtctccagagaaggggactccacagcctccctgggcagcctgttccagggctctgtcaccctcaccgtaaagaagttttttctcaagGTGACCCCGGTGACCTCGCATGGGACCCCGGCACCCACATGCTCAGGGCACCTGGGAGGGGTTGCACGCCCAGGAGCCTGAACAAGCCATCCCACATCAGCGCTCCCCACGGGCACGGAAGGACGCCGTGCCTGCACAAACGGCTGGGAGCAAAGAAGTCCTGGCGATACCTGACTCTCTCATACCCGTGGTCTTGCCCTGCACCgcatccctctcctccttctccctgcatCCCCTGGGGACAGCCTGATGCTGTTTTGAGGGATTTCCATCACGTTGCAGGGAAAGAAGAAGGGCTTTCAaccacctctgcctgccctgAGAAGGGGCAAGAGCGAACTGCATGCAGGGCTAGTGCCCAAGAGCCACTGCTGAGCGCGGATTCAACCCCCCCTGCAAGAAGACGCCAAGCCCCTGCGCTGCCATGCACATCACCCATTCAAAGCTGTCAACAGCTGACCCGAGCTGGACCACACTCAGCTATTCTCACGCCAACAGCaacgtccctctggatgccaGGGGACCCAGTGCCACGGGTCCCCGGCACGTTCCCGCCAGCTGCTGCGATGCTTCCACACTTACCAGACTCGGGTGCCTGTTCCCCAGGGACATGACCGCGGCGGGGAaggcctggcccaggctgcccacagTGGCACTGTGGGCCGGTGCCGAGCCCAGGAGCCCGTGCATGTCCCCGTGGTTGCTCGGCATGGCGGCTGTCTGGCCCACGGCGTGATTCCTCAGCACGTGGATGGCTTCGTCCAACCTGTcttccattttgttttgcttgaagGACAGGACAGAGAAACAGGTCTGCGTTAAGGCCTGTAAAACCGGCGGCGCGCTGAAGAATGGCTGGCGGCAAACATGCACTCAGCTACGGCAGGGCAGGTACGGGGGGAAATAAGCCCCCGAGCCCTTCAGTGCCATCCCCTAAGGGTCACACAAGCGGAACTGCTCAGGAAAGGGAGGCAGAAACCAGGCAGAAATCAGTTTGGCTGGGTCAGACCCACAGGACATGAATGGGTCTGAAACAGGGGGAGGGTGCAAGGGTCTGCCCGccaggcgctgggctgggggaagctgTGCCCCACGCTGCTCAGCTGCTCCCAACCAACCACCTTCCTTCAGGCCCCAGACATTTGGGGGAGACTTCACCCAAAAGCCCTTTCCCGCCAGGCGCACAAGggatggaagagaaaaggagaaggcaaGATTTGTCGGCGACACTTACTAAAGTGTGGAGGCTCCCTTCGTAGCTGGGAGATAAGGCACCCTGTCCGCTCGCTCGCGACCACTGGGATGTGCCTGTGAACAAACGGGGAGGGCTTGGGACTGGGCACAGCTGCCACTAGATGGGGCTGGAAGCTGGGCCACCACGCTCTGCATGGGCCACCATGCCACGCACGGCATCGCATGGGCCACCACGGCACCGCATGGGCCACCAAGGCACTGCACAGCACCACGTGGGCCACCACGGCACCGCATGGCACCGCATGGGCCACCACGGCACCGCATGGCACCGCATGGGCCAGCAAGGCACTGCACGGCACTGTGTGCTCGCCTGTGCTCTGCCTCAGCGGGAAACTGAGCTCAGGCCGTCAGACCCCCAGCAGTTTTCCCACGTCTCCCACCCCGGTGAGCAGCCGGCAGCACACGCTGTGCTCGCCCCgaccccagggcagcagcaggctggtaCGCGTGCCTCGGCGTACCAGGAGGAGCCTCGGCGCCAGCTCTGCTGGGCAGAAACGAGACCTCTCTTTGCCATCCAGGAGCAGAGACGGGCTTTCATTGGGCACTGAAAGTGGTTTTTAACTAGTTGGCTGCTTCCCAGTTCCCACTGCACTCCTCCCCCGGGAGATAAAACCAGGGACAAATTCTCCCAGCCTCTCCAAGACGTCTCGGGATCTGTTTGAATGGCAGGAGCGGGTCCCAGGGGGTGGCAGAGATGCTTTAACTCAAGCGTGCAGTGGTGCTACCACGTGGGCCAGGCTAAAACTCCTAAAACTCCTCTGCAGGGGCAAAGGCAGGCGCAGGCAGTGCCATCGCCCTCGCACCTGCCGTGTTCACCCACCTGGGCACCGCTCGGCTCCGAACGGGGAAAAGCTACAGCTGATTAAAGCAGACGGACATGCAACTGCACAGGAGagatttaaaaattttcttcaaGTTGGCTTGTTCCGCCTCTTTACTCTCccgcttttaaaaataaatgggatttGGCGAGATTGCCAAAAGTGTCTTTAATGAGGGTTTGGGGCTGGTCTGGGAAGAGCCCTGCCTCGGGCCTCCTGAAAGCAAACCCCGCATCCCCCTCTACACACAGAGCAACGTTTCTCACCTACCTGCAAGCCCCTGCGGGGAGCCGACCGGTGTGGAGGGGTTTGACGAGAAGTTATTGCTAGAGTGATCGGGGGAATAAATCTGGAGCGAGAGAAGCAGGGCACGGTCAGCAGCGCCCAC from the Rissa tridactyla isolate bRisTri1 chromosome 22, bRisTri1.patW.cur.20221130, whole genome shotgun sequence genome contains:
- the TCF3 gene encoding transcription factor E2-alpha isoform X5, which codes for MNQQQQRMAAVGTDKELSDLLDFSMMFPLPVANGKNRPTTLASTQFGGSGLDERPGSGSWGTGDQNSSTFDQGRQSYGEGPHYGEHRDLPSHNSISSSPFLGAGLVGKSSERASYSTFGRDTGMPGLNQTGFLPSEMGIASPSTLSPTGVKGGSPYFSYPNNPRRRGAESNIDGQPKKVRKVPPGLPSSVYPSNSGDDYSRDPAGYTPSKPPSTVYPGAFYMADGLHNSPDLWSSPGAMSQSSYGAMLGSSSSPLPQSSGFNSLHQHERMNYQLHSGEVNGGLPSVSGFSSASTPYGVSSHTPPISGTDSMMGNRGTTAGSSGDALGKALASIYSPDHSSNNFSSNPSTPVGSPQGLAGTSQWSRASGQGALSPSYEGSLHTLQNKMEDRLDEAIHVLRNHAVGQTAAMPSNHGDMHGLLGSAPAHSATVGSLGQAFPAAVMSLGNRHPSLVGGGHPEDGLSSNPSMLHNHVTLPSQPSSLPDLSRQQDTYSAGLSGGLGRSSVSSGTSEIKREEKEDEENTSVADNSEEEKKELKPSRNRTRCSLNSTDEALSLEDKDLRDRERRMANNARERVRVRDINEAFKELGRMCQMHLKTDKAQTKLIILQQAVQVILGLEQQVRERNLNPKAACLKRREEEKVSGVVGDPQMTLSASHPGLGDGHNPVGHM
- the TCF3 gene encoding transcription factor E2-alpha isoform X19; translated protein: MNQQQQRMAAVGTDKELSDLLDFSMMFPLPVANGKNRPTTLASTQFGGSGLDERPGSGSWGTGDQNSSTFDQGRSYGEGPHYGEHRDLPSHNSISSSPFLGAGLVGKSSERASYSTFGRDTGMPGLNQTGFLPSEMGIASPSTLSPTGVKGGSPYFSYPNNPRRRGAESNIDGQPKKVRKVPPGLPSSVYPSNSGDDYSRDPAGYTPSKPPSTVYPGAFYMADGLHNSPDLWSSPGAMSQSSYGAMLGSSSSPLPQSSGFNSLHQHERMNYQLHSGEVNGGLPSVSGFSSASTPYGVSSHTPPISGTDSMMGNRGTTAGSSGDALGKALASIYSPDHSSNNFSSNPSTPVGSPQGLAGTSQWSRASGQGALSPSYEGSLHTLQNKMEDRLDEAIHVLRNHAVGQTAAMPSNHGDMHGLLGSAPAHSATVGSLGQAFPAAVMSLGNRHPSLVGGGHPEDGLSSNPSMLHNHVTLPSQPSSLPDLSRQQDTYSAGLSGGLGRSSVSSGTSEIKREEKEDEENTSVADNSEEEKKELKPSRNRTSQDEDEEDDLLPPEQKAERERERRVANNARERLRVRDINEAFKELGRMCQLHLNSEKPQTKLLILHQAVSVILNLEQQVRERNLNPKAACLKRREEEKVSGVVGDPQMTLSASHPGLGDGHNPVGHM
- the TCF3 gene encoding transcription factor E2-alpha isoform X18, producing the protein MNQQQQRMAAVGTDKELSDLLDFSMMFPLPVANGKNRPTTLASTQFGGSGLDERPGSGSWGTGDQNSSTFDQGRSYGEGPHYGEHRDLPSHNSISSSPFLGAGLVGKSSERASYSTFGRDTGMPGLNQTGFLPSEMGIASPSTLSPTGVKGGSPYFSYPNNPRRRGAESNIDGQPKKVRKVPPGLPSSVYPSNSGDDYSRDPAGYTPSKPPSTVYPGAFYMADGLHNSPDLWSSPGAMSQSSYGAMLGSSSSPLPQSSGFNSLHQHERMNYQLHSGEVNGGLPSVSGFSSASTPYGVSSHTPPISGTDSMMGNRGTTAGSSGDALGKALASIYSPDHSSNNFSSNPSTPVGSPQGLAGTSQWSRASGQGALSPSYEGSLHTLQNKMEDRLDEAIHVLRNHAVGQTAAMPSNHGDMHGLLGSAPAHSATVGSLGQAFPAAVMSLGNRHPSLVGGGHPEDGLSSNPSMLHNHVTLPSQPSSLPDLSRQQDTYSGLSGGLGRSSVSSGTSEIKREEKEDEENTSVADNSEEEKKELKPSRNRTRCSLNSQDEDEEDDLLPPEQKAERERERRVANNARERLRVRDINEAFKELGRMCQLHLNSEKPQTKLLILHQAVSVILNLEQQVRERNLNPKAACLKRREEEKVSGVVGDPQMTLSASHPGLGDGHNPVGHM